AACTTGTTCGTTAGAAATAGCGTGTTTAATGAGATCTGTTTACTGTTTCTCTGGAGGGTTGGCTTGTGTATAAATTGAGTGTTTCAGTGCATTAACTAATTTGGACTTTGTCTGCTTATACCTGAAAATGCGAGTGCAGGCGCTTCCAATAGAAATTCTCTTTCCTGTTCTTGCAATTTTTGGAATTCCAGGTAAGTGATTCGAAGCCACTGTGACATTTTGCTTACCTGTTCTGTTTTAAATTGAATCTTTGCAATTTGATATATATCTGAATTGCACACTTGCTTTACTGCTGAGTTTTCCTTTCTTTTAATTACCTTTGATTTCGGTTTGAGTACAATTTGTCCTGTCCCAGCCGACTGAATTGGAAACAAATGTGTTTGAAGTAACGAAATAAAACGGTAGAGGAATTAAACTGTTATTTTCCATCTGTCTTGACGTTGGATGAAACTTTGAACATCCCAATAATACGAGGAATGAGGTAGAGGAGTAAGTCAGAAGATCATCATTAAAAGAGGAGTATTTCACGAATTGATATGGTTCATGGCAAATAACATTCCTGCCTCTGATAATTTGCAACCTTGCATTCTGAAATAGGTAGGTGCATAAATAATGTCTGCATTATTATTGTGGAGAAGTTGCACAGGCATGGAAAAACCTGACAATGAATCACTCCCATTCAAAAGGAAGGACAGCAAAATGCGGGTAGTTAGATCAATTGAAAAAGTATTGGAATCTGGTAATTACGATGGGATAGCACAACATTTGGAAAATCTTCATGTCATCAAGTGGAATTTTGCACGATAGCAAACTGtatggaaaggcacatttggagAGGGATACAAACGTTTTCTTTTTCAGACATATATTGATAGATAAAGTAATTGGGCAAAATCTTGCAAATGGTGTATAATATGGGAAGATGTCAAGTTGTTTATTTGAGAAGGGAGAAAAAGCAATAGAGttttatttaaatggtgacaCGCATCAGGAAGCAGGTACACAAGGGAAAATGGGGCCTTCGGACATGCaacaaaaaaaacccagaaaattAGCAAACAGGAACACGTTGTGATAAGGAAGGCGTGTGGACTTCTGACCTCTTATTTCAAGAGAGTTGGAGTACAACAGTAGGGACGTCTAACTGCAAGTTCCAAGCAGCTCTGAGAATAGatttggaacactgtgagcaatttCGTTCAGTAATAAAGGAAATACATTTTCATCTGGCACAATTCATACGAGGACAATTAGGATGATCATAGGGATGGAGACACTGTCTTATGGTCGAAAATTCAATAGTTTTGGAGTCTactgtctggagtttagaagaatgaagagtGATCCAATTGAGACATATCAGATTCTTAAggaccttgacagggtaaatgctgagacgATGTTCCCCTCACGGGAGACTGCTTTGGCTGTTTCTGCTGAAGCAGAAAACGGGATCATAAACGATTGGAACAGAAATTCTCGATCTCATTCTTGCAGCCATTAAAATTAGTCATCAATGGCTGACATTTATTCTGCCTGGAAACCATAGCCTTCCACTTCTTTGTGCTTCCAAATCTGTCTAACTCAATCTTATACGTCTGGATCCCATTACCTTCAAGGGAACAGAATTGAACTCTCCAACTACTCTCTCAGAGAGTTATAAATTTCTTACCTCTGTTTGAAAAAGTAAACAGTTTATTCTGATACCGTGTCGCCTCTTCTTAATCACTGTAGTCGAAGGAAAATATCTCTTTTTGTGTTCCACTTTGTCTAGTCCCCGcaagatcttatatgtttcaatgagatcaccttatATTCTTCCAGACTCGAATGGAGATGGGCATAGCCTCACTTTAGCCAACAAGACCTGAATCGCAGGAATGTGGCAAGTGATCCTTCTCTGAGTGACTTCTAAAATAATGCTATTTGTTTTCttgaaatcaggagagcaaaccGTGCAAAGTGATGAGCAATAGAATATACCAGTCCTGAAATTACCCTTTGATTATTTCCATGGCACAGACAATGTATTGCTGATGCGTTTTCACTGTTTTCCATTGAAGTTCAAGTCTAAAATTGCCAGCAGCGCATCAGTCTTGTGTAATCCAAGACCTTATCGCTGCACATCTCTGGGTGTTTGGATACATCTCACGATTTGATTTTCTTTACAGCAAACCTGATGACAGTGCTGATTCTTTCCCAAGGGAAGTGCGGCCTTTCCAAAGAAATCACTCACTACATGATTGCCATGGCAACAGGCGATCTGATGGTCCTTGTTTTCAACGTGATTGTGAGCCAGATCGTGAAATATCATTTCCAGGGATCACTGCTGAACTACACCCCCGCGTGCCGACTTAGTGCCTTCCTGCAAGGGCTGAGCCTCCAACTGTCCATCTGGTTCAccatcgccttcacctttgaCCGCTTTGTAGCAATTTGTTGCAACAAATTGAAGGGAAGGTATTGCACTGAAAGAATGGTTAACGTGGTCATATTCATCGTGAGTTCTCTTAACATCATGGCCAACATTCCCTTGTCTTTTCGCTATGAGCCCATTCATGTTCTGAACAATGTACAGTGGGGCTGCCGCACCGTCACTACTTACCTCACTTCACCAGCCTGGGCAGCTCACCGATGGCTCACCAACATCTCAAACATGTTTCTTCCTATTCCCCTGCTCCTGCTGTTGAACACTCTCACCGCCGGCCATATCCTATCAGCAAGCCGAGTTCGCCGGGCTCTGAAGAGCAGCAGAGGTGATGCTGTGGATATGGGCAGAGACCCCGAACTAAAGAGCAGGAAGACCTCCATAGTTCTCCTCTTCACCATTTCCGGCTGCTTCGTGGTGCTGTCAGCCCCCATCACTGTCATCCACATCTGTGTTGGTGTTACCCACATCACCTCTTTCCAAGTTTCAAACTCACTCTATGTGGCAATCAGGGCAGCGTTCCTGCTGATGTGCACCAGCTCCTGTACAAACGCTTGTATTTATGCACTGACCCAGAGGAGATTCAGAAAGGAGGTGAAGAACTTGCTGAAATCTCCTTATGCTTTACTCAGAAAGTTATGAAAATAATTTATATTGATGGGGGAGTTGGTGGTTTAATGATAACCTCACTGGGCCAGCATTCTCAAACCCAAACACATATCCTGGGGACATAAGTTGAAATTCCATCATGGCAAATGATGAATTTTCCATGCAAATAGCGCGAGCCTAATGTTGATTATGTAGCCATTCACGATTATCATGAGTGAAAATTAATTGTTGTCAAAAATTGATTGTCTTTTCGGCAATAAAGTCTGACGTATTTTAAGCATGTCCATCGTATATGTAATGTACGATCCACAGCCATGTCCATCTCAGAGCATTAGAGCTTATTATTGCTCTGCCTAAAACAACTGGAAGACTTAGAGTATGGGCAACTTTCGTGAAATGTTTTCGGAGGTTCTAAGCTGGTATTCTACACTTTTCATTCTGAATTGATACAAATAGTTAGAATGCTGAAGGGTTGGATCAAGTGGATAGAAACAATAGTTAGTAAGTCCAGAGGATTGGAGATCGATGTAGAGAGGAGATGGAAGTGCTACTGGATGAAGTCACAACAACATTGTGACCCGTGTCCATCAAAACTACAGATCGCTTTTTCATGGGTAGTGATGAAAGCAGCGTCCAGGCCAATATTGATtgtgatacccaacatgagcaaaactaatgtagtgtacaaaatcccatgcaaggactgcagaaaacactacatcagacaaacaggaagacagttaacgatccgtatccacgaacaccaactagccacgaaacgacacgaccagctatcctaagtagccacacacacagacgacaagcaacatgaattcgacagggacaacactactattatagggcaagccaaacagagaacagccagggaattcctagaggcatggcactcatccacagactctatcaacaaacacatcaaccttgacccaatataccagccactgcagtggacagcttgaactgacaaccggaagtggcagagacaggccactataaatgccggaggaaacagcacagaagtgcttcacaggaggctcccaagcactgaggatgtcacctagacaggggacgaaacgtttgcaaggcaaattcccagctcagcgaacagaaccacaacaacgagcacccgagctacaaatcttctaccaaactttggtatatttttcacaaagagggtgatgTTCATATAGAAGGAACAGTCAGAGGAATTGGAGAGCTGAGTGCAATTACATCATTTTgcaagacatttggacagatgtgGATGCACAGATGTTTCAGCGTAATTTGAACAACTTGTTTGCATGGCTAAATGCACAGCAGATGAAGATGACAGATGGATAAACGTGACTGTATCTACTTTAATAACAAAATCAGGAAGGCAGACTATTACCTGAATGACAATACATTGGGAGTTTAGGAGGTGCAACAATTCATGGGTGCGCATGTACACCAATCTCTGAAAGTTATCATGCAGGTGAAGAAGGGAATGAAGAAAGGAAATAAATGTTGTCTGGATAGCAAAAGCATTTGAGAAATGGAGAAGGGCAATCTTGTTGTGATTATTTCGGtgtttggtgagaccacatctgggatATTAAGTGGAGATTTGGTCGCCTTATCTGATGAGAAAGTTATTGGCATTGAGGAAACATAACGAAAATTTACCAGACTGACTCCTGGGTTGGCAGGACTGACCTATGAAGATTGGATATTTTCACTGAagttaagaagaatgagagaggatATTATACCAATATAGTTCTCTAAAACTAACCTTAAAACTCAAAATTTCCAACAAGACTGAGCAGGGAAAGAGTACGAAGAATGATCCTGTTAAAGGAGAGTTATGAAAGTGTGGTCATACTCTGAgcacttaggactgagatgaagagaggTTCCTTCACCGAGAGTGGTGAGCCTCCACAACTTTCTGCCTTAGGATGAGGGTGAGATTAAAATATTGAgtgctttcaagaaggagtttATTTTATTCTGAGGGTTAAGGGAGCAAAGGGTATCAGGAGAAAGATGTACTGAGTAGGATGAAAGTCTGAGTCCCAGAATTCAAAATAATCATAAATATAATCTGGAGAACTCCAGTATTATCGAATGTTACAAATGAAACAGATATCAAAAAAACAAAAGATTTGAAGTTACTGAAGAGCacaatgtgaaatgaataaaatcATAATGAAACTAAAATCCAACATGAATTCACGTGCAAATCGTGCTCAACATAATTGTGTTTTCACATGAAAGAACAGGTAAGCATTAATTGACCTCAAACATTAACCAGACATCGCTGCCAGACAAGCCACCAGCGTGAGGCACACAACCTTTAAGTGACAAAAACCTGCTCAATTGCGTCCAGCACAATATAAGTTCCTTTCTTTGAGGATTCAGCCACAAAACTTCATTTTAGGGCAGCTCCCAAACAAGTCAGTTTTAAATGCACCAAACAGTCGCAGTTTTTTTGCAAACCTGCTGAACCTCCTCAGCACTGTTCACGAGAATCTTACTCTTGTTTTTCCACCAGAGTCACTTTTCTCTGACACTTAAGTAACAGCTCTGTACAATGAATGCTCGCCAAATTAACAGGTTCCAGTTAAACACCAGAACTGTGACAATCACCTTATTGATTCTCGTCTCTGCTTCTTCATCCTCTTTACAGCAGACTCCAGGTCATTCCTTTTCAAGTTGTGGGATCACTCCTGGACTGTGCCGTCCCATGTCTGGTATTTTCCAATCATTTCAGGTGCTCTTGATCTGAGAAATGAAGAAAGTCGACTTCCTTGAAATGAAAGACAAAAAAACCTTCATACTACTGAATAATTTTGTCAGTGGGTGAGGAAGAATATGCCCTGTATAACACTCTTATCATTAAATTTCTATTTCCTTTCCAGATTCGCTTTTACCTGAGGATTACTTCGACTTTCCAGCACTTCAAAATGTGCCCCAATGAAAGTCCAGCAATGAGCTTTTGTGTGTCTACCATTATTTCAACTGATGTGTTAGTTTCTTTTTACCATTCTAAGTTCAGTGCTTTCAGATTTATGGCTTTTGCATGCTTCCATTTGCTCCCTAAAACTAATTCCTTCCCCTTAAATTCTGTCTCGCAAATCTCTTTATGAATTCTCACGTCTAAGTCCACACTTGCAACAGACAGCGTGTGATATCATAGGTATCTGCCAAAGCTGTTAGGTCTTTGATCTTTGATAGTTGATTTGATAATTGACAAAAGAGGCACAGTGAGGATGTTTCCTTTCTGTAGGGCAATGTAGAACGAGAGTGCATTTGATTAAGTGATAGCAGATGAGTGCAATTTCTCTCCCGCAAAGGTCATCAATCTGTGGAATATGAGTTAGATCCTGGGGCACTGAGTAAATTTAAGTAGATGGGAGATAGATTTTCTTCATTAATAATGGGTTAAAGGGCCACAGTTTTAGTGGCACCTAAGATGAAATACATGATTCTGTGAAATGTTGACATGAATGGATTTTTTTGGAAGTTCTAAATTACAGAACAGTGGAGACTCCATCCAGAAATTTAATAAAGAATGTTTTTTTCATAAATTGGAATGACCACAGGATTCTTCGAGGGACTTCTATATCTTTGAGGGAGATCTTGTGGGAAAATAGTATACATTTTCGTAAACTGTCATGACTCTGAGTAGAAGTAGAACCAAAGAAATCATGTTATGAAGATCTTTCTGATAGAAAATGACAATGGCTCTTAAGAATGCTTCTTCATTTTTCACTGAATTCAGTAAATTTGGGAGGAAGAGAAGGATGAAATTGGAAAGATGCAAATGGAAGGCTCATATGACCCAGCTGTtagattcctctctctctctgggctaaAAGACCTCAGTTTAACGGTCACCTTCTCCAGACCAGTCTGAATTCACAGTGTGATTTAAAATGGTGATAGTTGACGATTTGAATCTACCTCTTGGATTACCTTATGTTCCACACGCCATTAAGATCAGGCCGAGGCAATCAGGTCCCTCGTCACCATTTCAAAACTCAGGGTTCTCACGCCTGACCGACACCGGATTTGTTTCTGTGGGGATCACATAGCTGACTGTAAATGCTTCTCAAGGAGAGGAGGCAGACTGTTGTACAGTCATGGAGATGCACAGCTCGGAATCAGACTCATATATCTTAGACAGTGATGAGAAGATTTGTCGTTCAGGTTGGGGTCCTGAGTGTAGACTTGCTCACTTacctggaaggtttattttcagacgttttgtcacaaTACTAGGTAACATGTTCAGTGAACCTCTGGccgaagcactgctggtgtttccacctttctgattaaacgtttgagtttccttgggttggtgatgtcatttcccgtgGTGGCGTCATTTCatatggtgatatcatttcctgttctttttctcaggggctggtaaatggggtccaagtcaaagtggttgttgatagagttccggttggaatgctattctcatgtgtgtttttttttaatggcttgtcttaggatggatgtgttgagagggtcatgtcgttttgtggccaGTTAAAGTTCATGTATTCTGGCAGCTAATcctctgcctgtttgtccaatgtagtgtgttCCAGTTATTGCattgtattttgtaaattacgtTAGTTTTGCTTGCTGTCTGTTTAGGATCTTTTAAGTTAATTGGCGGCTGTTTTAgtgtattggtgggtttgtgggctaacaTGATGCCAAGGTGTCTCAGTACTCTGGCAGTTAtttcaagatgtctttgatgtaggggagagtggctaaggtTTATGAACGTGTTTTGTCTATTTGTTTGGGGTTGTTGCTGAACCATCGGCGAACTGTGTTCATTGGGGACACATTCTATTTGAATACACGATACAGGAGATTTTCCTCGACTCTgagtagttcctctgtgctgctgtgtgtggtggctcattgaaataatgttctgatgcagcttcatttgtggacgTTGCAATGGTTGCTTCTGAGTTCAATATCTGGCCCGCTTGTGttattttcctgtagatgctggcttttcgctctactgtgacatctaggaatggcagtttattgttgttttcctcctctttaatgACTTTTATGCCAGTAAGTGTATTATTGATggccttgaaggtttcctctaatttgttgcatttactgatgacaaaggtgtcacccACGtcgcggacccaaagtttgggtagGATGGTTGGCAAAGctatttgttcgagtctctgcattgcTGCCTCTGTAAGAATCCTGATATTGGAAATCCCATGGGCAtgccattggtttgtctgtataTTTTGTTTTAGAAAGTCAAGTGCGTGGTAAGGAGAGGTCCAGTAGCTTGatgatactgtccttgctgatgaagtcagtggtgtttggtgcatgtgtctttgggtcttctaattgTGTCGTcaatgtttccttggccaggttgatttAGTGGACGCTGCCAGAATTCATAAATTCAGACATGGttatgttggaccaaagggcctgtttccatgctgtacatgtccatGGTTCTATTTTGGTCTCCGCTGCACCAATTCTCTCATTGACCACTCCTG
This Chiloscyllium punctatum isolate Juve2018m chromosome 30, sChiPun1.3, whole genome shotgun sequence DNA region includes the following protein-coding sequences:
- the LOC140455069 gene encoding probable G-protein coupled receptor 139 → MRVQALPIEILFPVLAIFGIPANLMTVLILSQGKCGLSKEITHYMIAMATGDLMVLVFNVIVSQIVKYHFQGSLLNYTPACRLSAFLQGLSLQLSIWFTIAFTFDRFVAICCNKLKGRYCTERMVNVVIFIVSSLNIMANIPLSFRYEPIHVLNNVQWGCRTVTTYLTSPAWAAHRWLTNISNMFLPIPLLLLLNTLTAGHILSASRVRRALKSSRGDAVDMGRDPELKSRKTSIVLLFTISGCFVVLSAPITVIHICVGVTHITSFQVSNSLYVAIRAAFLLMCTSSCTNACIYALTQRRFRKEVKNLLKSPYALLRKL